From uncultured Pseudodesulfovibrio sp.:
GCGCTCGATTCGCAGCCACTGGTCGTGGGGATGAAGAAGGCACACGTCTTTCCCAAATCATCACTGCTACAGAAGCCGCTCTGACGACGCTGGAGAGTGAATCCTACGAGATCAACGTACGCTCGTGGCCAGATCTCGGCGCCTCAGGCGACGGCATCGACAATGATCCCGGCGCCCCGTGTCAACTTGCCGAGGTGTCTGTTTTGTATACGTACAAGCCTTTTACTCCGATAGTTGGCGCAATATTACCGAACTCAATTCCGCTGTATGGATATGACCGGAAAGTAAATGAACCATGGAAGCCATGTGATTGATACACCCGCACATCCCCCCCCCTCTAAAGAAAGCCCCTTATGGGGCTTTCTTTATGAAAAACTAATACAGAAAGTGTGAAGATTTATTGATTTCCACCCTAACGTGGGGTACATTTCAAAATCACAAATTATGTGCAATGTTTTTCAGACAAAAGACAGGGAGCCTAGGACCTTGAGCGAATATCCAGAAGTACTCGGCGTCTATTCTCTTCAAATTGACGCAGAAATAGGCACCGGCGGAACCAGCGTGGCGCACGATAACGTCACCTACTGGTACGCCCGTCAACTTTCCGAAAAAGAATTTGAAGTGCAGCCTCTCAACGCACATCACGTACCATCCGGCGTACGCAGCACCATGAAAGAACTGGACTTTCTCAAACAATATACTCCCGAACCCAAGTATTACAAACTCCATACAGTCCCAGCCCTCGACACTCTTGTCAGAAAAATAAAAATGGGTGAACAGGCGTTTGCCGACGGCAATCTGGACGAAGCAGAACAGCAGTTTATCAAAGCCCTCATGATCGATGAAAAGAACATCGATGCCAACTACGGGTTAGGGGAAGTTTATTCTGAAAAAAAAGAATTTGAAAAACTGAAGAAGATACTCAATACCCTACTGGGACTGGACGAGGCGTTCACTTACGAGCATCGGCAAAAATTCAATAAGTTTGGTATTTCACTTCGTAAAAACGGCCATTACGACGAATCAATCCGCTACTACGAAAAATCTCTGGAGATCGTCGAAAGTGACGAGAACGTCTATTTCAACCTTGCTCGTGTCTTCTTTGAGAAAGGACTCAATGACCGCTGCATTACCAGTCTTGAACAGGCTTTGGCTATAAATCCTGATTTCGTTGAAGCACAAAAATTTCTCAATTACTGTAAGAAACAGAAAAAAAAGGAATAGCCTTCCTCATCCCTGCTATATTAAAAATAAAAGCCCGGACACATGTCCGGGCTTTTTTATTACAATTATAATTAAAAATTACTCCTTGACCGATCCGGCCAGCAGGCCGCGAATAAAGTACCGACCAAGGAATATATAGATACACAACACGGGTACCGCAGCCATGATGGACCCTGCCATGGGGAGGTTCCAACTGACAGCCTGCCCCCCGGCGAGATTCGCCAGCCCAACAGTGATAGGATTATCCGCATGTCTGGTCAGGCAAATACCCCAAAGAAACTCGTTCCAGATCTGAGTAAACTGCCACAACGATGTGACCACGAACCCCGGAATGGACAAGGGAAACACAATACGCAAGTAAATAGAAAAGAATCCGGCTCCGTCCAGTCGACCGGACTCGATGAGAGCCGTAGGAATCTGCGAATAAAAATTACGAAAAATAAGTGATGTAATGGGCAAACCGTAAACGATATGAGCCAAGATAAGACCGGGCAGACCGCCATAAAGGTTCATGGCCCTGAGCGTCTGAAACAACGGGATCAAAATGACCTGATACGGGATGAACATACCGAACAGAAACAGTGTAAACACGATTTCCGAGCCCTTGAACTTCCATTTGGAAAAGACATACCCGTTAAGCGAACCGAGCACTGTGGAACCGATGGTGGCACAGATGGTCAAAATCATGGAATTCACAAAATTCGGCTTGAGCAGGTCAATCGCTTCGGAAAAGCTGCCCCAATTGAATGTGGACGGAAGCTCCCACGCCGAGGGAAGGCTGATGTCCGCAGGCATTTTCAATGCAGTCACAGCCGCCATATACGCGGGCATCAAAAAGAACAGAGCCAGAACGGTCAACGTCCCGTACAGCAAAATGGAACCCGGTGTAATCTTCTTGGTGGACATATTAACGTCTCCCTCTCTGGCGATATTGACTGACCAGATAGGGCACGATGAACATGGCCGCGATCAGGAAAAGGACAAGGGCAATAGCCGCACCTTGCGCAAAGTCATTGGC
This genomic window contains:
- a CDS encoding tetratricopeptide repeat protein, with the protein product MSEYPEVLGVYSLQIDAEIGTGGTSVAHDNVTYWYARQLSEKEFEVQPLNAHHVPSGVRSTMKELDFLKQYTPEPKYYKLHTVPALDTLVRKIKMGEQAFADGNLDEAEQQFIKALMIDEKNIDANYGLGEVYSEKKEFEKLKKILNTLLGLDEAFTYEHRQKFNKFGISLRKNGHYDESIRYYEKSLEIVESDENVYFNLARVFFEKGLNDRCITSLEQALAINPDFVEAQKFLNYCKKQKKKE
- a CDS encoding carbohydrate ABC transporter permease, with the translated sequence MSTKKITPGSILLYGTLTVLALFFLMPAYMAAVTALKMPADISLPSAWELPSTFNWGSFSEAIDLLKPNFVNSMILTICATIGSTVLGSLNGYVFSKWKFKGSEIVFTLFLFGMFIPYQVILIPLFQTLRAMNLYGGLPGLILAHIVYGLPITSLIFRNFYSQIPTALIESGRLDGAGFFSIYLRIVFPLSIPGFVVTSLWQFTQIWNEFLWGICLTRHADNPITVGLANLAGGQAVSWNLPMAGSIMAAVPVLCIYIFLGRYFIRGLLAGSVKE
- a CDS encoding TadE/TadG family type IV pilus assembly protein, which gives rise to MRKNTNNSRNKGMAAVEMALVLPILFMLIMGIVEGGNAAYSWLTVQKAAQIGARFAATGRGDEEGTRLSQIITATEAALTTLESESYEINVRSWPDLGASGDGIDNDPGAPCQLAEVSVLYTYKPFTPIVGAILPNSIPLYGYDRKVNEPWKPCD